One genomic segment of Scylla paramamosain isolate STU-SP2022 chromosome 9, ASM3559412v1, whole genome shotgun sequence includes these proteins:
- the LOC135103410 gene encoding uncharacterized protein LOC135103410 isoform X2, with translation MTGPRLPLLITLTLLLTPLCLADLPHTRDEEVAVTSAVYDEGDDGGGDIGDSDGQKQDGILRAAARAVWRTLRPYVVTEGIDSFTGRVASLKARLLKEVEEEVTGYTNVTLFTWPDDLFELKHQIEEAKAGGNENDDNDEDLDNYDRGDNVTRTKREHPVHHPLIRDPFGVAMLDEVETLLSLEAHPTLGVHMTQWHGRLIIAAMDMRKRVTLFAVTPRTYKVESTPPFPGVHSCRFTVVPKDVLLVACISPVRSTVQNHGIQEEPAPEVTVYQVEEEAYGAGRLSIKLLQGIEMDDPVDVEMWNRDGEHYLLIANSKEVKVAYGPSGEVLAHRINYHSVSYLYKWKEHYFDALQHRILPGSSPRAVTHFTIGSRHFVAMANYRNNKGQRNIDSFIFHYSLEEDHLVLFQQLPTRGALHIASFTLGHNRFADTFLAVANSCEDVDGGSCNPHTNSAIYRFTGKKFVLFQEVPTLLAVQWLAVQVEGTVLLAVAQMAAGVKLFQYDGWKFVATKIQYYEGTFGPGATGLAATHWNGTVVLAVSSLEHQNSLFHSLDLFRLIFRKNTWLKEVHDEYQAWCVAALGEAMETELVASLVSGIQAATNQTYVFTRHVTIQGSLTAGLASSVTQVFERTTSRHLPVMTGGITQALLSLGRKVQQAVEKISTAVSLADPVTWPGGLHLFDLSAGSASTERLYVRDVNQRAVSWRDAVMLEGTGLQHLARLRLAHVEIQAAAQVVNLRGHPFSSFVTLSGHHTIFGHVSFSVTIRAASLVAVTVDRVVITPQSVLIADDSQYLNGSLTCQYLNVISLEVVTINSIPLSPLLSSLVLKDARHAVNGIVRVMGNLAYHGNLQVNVSLPLDLKNVIRVDYAGLQVVTGGHQVGELAAPYMAIEGRINTVRVPVEVFLNSSHHSYTLVSAAFSHVRATSVSILQKFHSITVTEGRLDVLLLSGYQIVTAPKTFTSLHLLEQNSPSYRSANTRHRRWSSGNCGLPRNRRPETRTTRIEALLLALRGVAAAQDLLTFLTEVQPVHFLAPGQNPSFFNLLMQNVDCAIFSLEDNGNLKLHEILDAIKWHNTTVFIQNEFYTDTVTELIGNIQSYLVKEKLELKKVTLDADDLLMIKNMKRDDSTRRDLLILDYLIDITSNHESENLPSEIFLRNCLLFCPGFQKNFPDKKKMQMSCIPEILTVFKALKTISRYSAIITEMRQLPAHISQMLKAGVVQYLLGQLLRSVSEKGQLRKQVYAAVVCRLSPEGSEEYQQMLLTYRRQLHGTASRFIPSRIKRQASDTGYGVTDTEPPSTLPTSNNEDTSTLQVSIPEETSEDSYTLSTSTPEDTSKDFSTFPPSVNEDTSEESSTAPPPIIEDTSEETSTLPASIPEYTSEDYFTFPPSIIEDTSEDSSTLPAFISEDTGEDSSTLPPSVNEDTSEDSSTLPPSVNKDTSEDSSTLPASITEDASKDSSTIPASTREDISENSSTLPSSNIENTSENSSSFPASTTEDSSTFPASPIGDISGNSSTLTFSISEDYFILAASTSEGSSTFTLSNIEVSSTFAASTNDDYSTLPASILEDTSGDSSTLPPSILEDTSGDSSTLPASILEDTSGDSSTLPASILEDTRGDSSTLPASIIEDTSGDSSTLPASILEDTSGDSSTLPASIIEDTSGDSSTLPASIIEDTSGDSSTLPPSILEDTSGDSSTLPASIIEDTSGDSSTLPASILEDTSGDSSTLPASILEDTSGDSSTLPASILEDTSGDSSTLPASILEDTIPTQSYTLPASIIEDTSEVSSILPSSIPEDTSGISSTLLASIIEDTSEDSSTLPASIPEDTSGASSTLSTSIIEDTSEVSSTLPPSILEDTSGASSTFPPSIIEDSLSPSIIEDASENSSTLPLSRREDNIEDISAYTSSTSETSSSFAAVTTEISSTNVDSSSFTAFTDEVSSSSTTLAPLYVSEASSSSESALLSARFLAEFLAEIRELETTVKEETTLPVDSDKTALLIQILGLQTTDGITAQGDHVTDGILGLTTTVNAEVTALLAEILGLQITEETTESTDSVNVELEGTIDLSAILGLQTVVGITDTDTTDADTTPKAETPDSATDATKTSVTTLTDATEDSSPNTLTKEATETSFIISPADTGGTAPNSVMITTLTTEAATLYTPTVVATEEDILNPFTIVNNIMEVHLSQTDADPMLVPLTVSLNYENCSTLPPNLLQDSDHLLYLYLRMQMTDHYLSIVNRSQPKLKDPKEPSEYDVGVEGAMLDAFGFLIDTVKKFVLDPIGFVSILDIERLQRDLNFFFFVSSFASSSQYYYWSERLLYRTLYLRSLLELSRIITEKLLNCFEAFYPEFSTPGYETTLHPFAYSEDMPDIMKKMSEEFITNSALIRNLTVLLNFTQDVAVLNPYLNKRCPAPHAIDPEAVAFAVEEARETLDIILQDELMFSKEVNTSILEKQVLNLKKATQMCLMASHLPEEVEASLSLIYEENGSVVAEDAQKLLYIRIKHLQRINLALVDSIVAIADHRAVDSGVSPPDPTSVIPDPQTKWNWDGLWLDGRLAGYLLSQLFEGAGLLLSALPHQEYTVNFYPAPLGHVNFIAAHKDKVRHLRFLSGLSATTVQGMGMAQIQQHGLALTSTPNITLTFFAAVTVDGPVRVSRVNRAPAASFVTLGGYHSLQHPFVFRGPVTAAARVTVRNEINGLDLVLFSKSVALTSSATRQVLRQPITFTQVSTQRVVFEKGRVQAVDLEDLVPLGHPAVITGRKTFQELTVRENGTVAAAVDSRYVGGINVTDLFYNSLTTNPGGLQVVAGRLHLHHLLVLKDVTTQGVVCLDSHGVPGILDLASLTGRVVPLSGSANITAGLVITGSVYVTGLFFRDTLDGVSAALYRDGWLLRDTDQSLHGNVSIGNIISHRVTVSQGIKVQDVDVTRLYQKTFLTTWPVTLPLPLTFRGHVEAAWVAVGGLVQGWDLSKHALLQHSSSIVFTAAKIFLNDVHIAGNLTSTNSGEDCTYFPFLNLTIEGTVVVKNLFPAASVFLSGHEITTKTATQYWLADTDTQVSITIFFEAIVLLNLNAIVAWNNLEMQDFRKSLFEKQCDVLQALTGSFSFSYLEIEGNLYTPVINSSSLNNELSSNLRQVLLADGAQVFTSHPSINTLHAQGSGSVVTSQGVNGVLMSHMCRHAEPCIVDAPKTLGQDFEIMGDLNLQKNSLVQGVDVSLSLHAWVSRNSCGYIPGLTTFTGPVIVDNTDYNIRVRGLIDGVKITTSHVMTLVGPQTMSGNLVLHQTQGASVVSPVVTALDGLFNGHNLTDAWRRAFLLGESAVVRAPVIFKDVVMFREAVRLNPSDSTPVPIFSDFRSFFFDFSLLHNLSVWSQRALQGRVQQYWGWRVVQEFDSNNERLIPLSLEGISGPVSTTLLPQHHHLALVSSQSNVPVLQREPDTDRYKGSDVTLASRCTTGLVSYISEGRTFIVTTHACLEDITAPVYYAASGHATISEAVSTDDDLHVWEVTPQGAVLRAAFNVPGALDIQVVWLGQASSTCLVVVEARGTDVVVVCERQAGMFVEHQRLNFTRPSKVSVVQHTPPVGRRRLALAVADPGRTALKGGGIYLFHYDTKLGKFLLIQEELLEDVVWVELVSRGPDLLLAAVTEDRLGVREGHVCLYKVDWYNPDGLTPLGHRGPLVKSEIPSPRLSGLPHTPQLFAVQELELEDPSEARFLITPSGGLHLYVVGHSGLITWFSQEGIHRFRKEGEVRVANGMTLDVWAMDGKEWAPRISVAGGRCPRGSHQAPNQPTFVLEMIFRGSHSIPAP, from the exons GCGTGGCGATGCTGGACGAGGTGGAGACACTGTTGTCGCTGGAGGCGCATCCGACACTTGGCGTCCATATGACCCAGTGGCATGGTCGCCTCATTATTGCTGCCATGGACATGAGGAAGAGGGTCACCCTATTCGCCGTCACCCCGCGGACTTACAAG GTTGAATCGACTCCTCCCTTCCCAGGCGTGCACTCCTGCAGGTTCACAGTGGTGCCCAAAGATGTGCTGCTGGTGGCTTGCATTTCGCCCGTCAGAAGCACAGTGCAAAACCATGGGATCCAAGAGGAACCGGCTCCCGAGGTAACTGTGtaccaggtggaggaggaagcttaTGGCGCAGGGAGACTGTCCATCAAGCTTCTGCAGGGCATTGAAATGGATGACCCTGTGGACGTGGAGATGTG GAATCGGGACGGCGAGCACTACCTGTTGATAGCCAACTcgaaggaggtgaaggtggcgTACGGCCCGTCTGGGGAGGTACTAGCCCACAGAATAAACTACCATTCCGTCTCGTACCTGTACAAGTGGAAAGAACACTACTTCGACGCCCTGCAACACCGCATCCTGCCAGGCAGCTCCCCCAGGGCTGTCACCCACTTCACCATAGGGAGCAGGCACTTCGTCGCGATGGCTAACTACAGGAACAACAAAG gGCAGCGCAACATCGATAGCTTCATCTTCCACTACTCCTTAGAGGAGGACCACCTCGTGCTCTTTCAGCAGCTGCCCACCAGAGGCGCCCTCCACATCGCCAGCTTCACTCTGGGACACAACCGCTTCGCAGACACTTTCCTCGCAGTGGCCAACAGTTGCGAGGACGTAGATGGAG GAAGCTGTAACCCTCACACGAACTCCGCCATCTATCGGTTCACCGGCAAGAAGTTTGTACTCTTTCAAGAAGTGCCTACCTTGCTCGCCGTGCAGTGGCTGGCCGTGCAAGTGGAAGGCACAGTGCTTCTGGCGGTGGCGCAAATGGCGGCGGGTGTGAAGCTGTTCCAATATGACGGATGGAAGTTTGTGGCCACCAAAATACAATACTATGAGGGCACCTTCGGTCCAGGAGCCACGGGCCTGGCGGCGACCCACTGGAACGGTACTGTCGTGCTTG CGGTGTCCAGCCTGGAGCACCAAAACTCGTTGTTCCACTCCCTTGACCTGTTCAGGCTCATCTTCAGGAAGAACACTTGGCTGAAG GAGGTTCACGACGAGTATCAGGCGTGGTGTGTGGCGGCCTTGGGCGAGGCCATGGAGACAGAACTGGTGGCCTCGCTGGTAAGCGGGATACAGGCGGCTACGAATCAGACTTACGTTTTCACTCGCCACGTTACCATCCAGGGATCCTTGACCGCCGGCCTCGCCAGCTCGGTCACCCAG GTGTTTGAGAGGACGACGAGCAGGCACCTGCCAGTCATGACCGGCGGCATCACCCAGGCGCTGCTGTCTCTAGGAAGGAAAGTGCAGCAGGCGGTGGAAAAAATCTCCACTGCGGTCAGCCTCGCCGATCCTGTCACCTGGCCAG GTGGCCTTCATCTGTTTGACCTGTCTGCTGGCTCGGCTTCAACGGAACGCTTGTATGTGCGTGACGTCAACCAGCGGGCGGTGTCGTGGAGGGACGCGGTCATGCTGGAGGGAACCGGTCTGCAGCATCTGGCACGGCTCCGTCTGGCTCACGTGGAGATTCAG GCTGCGGCGCAGGTAGTGAACCTGAGGGGTCATCCTTTTTCCTCGTTTGTAACCCTGAGTGGCCACCATACCATTTTTGGTCACGTGAGCTTCAGTGTCACAATCCGTGCCGCTAGTCTGGTCGCTGTCACCGTGGACAGAGTTGTGATCACTCCACAGTCTGTTCTTATCGCCGATGATTCCCAATACCTAAATG GGTCACTCACCTGCCAGTACCTGAATGTCATTTCCCTGGAGGTGGTCACCATCAACAGCATTCCACTTTCACCGCTCCTTTCCTCTTTGGTCTTGAAGGACGCCCGTCACGCCGTAAATG GTATTGTGAGAGTGATGGGCAATTTGGCGTACCATGGGAACCTGCAGGTCAATGTCAGCTTGCCTCTCGACCTTAAAAACGTGATCAGAGTTGATTATGCAGGATTGCAGGTTGTCACAG GTGGCCACCAGGTGGGCGAGCTTGCAGCTCCTTACATGGCGATAGAAGGACGCATCAACACAGTGCGTGTCCCCGTCGAGGTGTTCCTGAACAGCAGCCATCACTCGTACACTCTGGTGTCAGCTGCTTTCAGCCACGTGCGGGCCACCTCTGTCTCCATATTGCAGAAGTTCCACAGTATTACG GTGACCGAAGGTCGCTTGGACGTACTGCTGCTCTCGGGATATCAGATAGTGACGGCACCAAAAACCTTCACTTCGCTGCACCTGTTGGAGCAGAACTCTCCTAGCTACAGAAGTGCCAACACTCGCCATCGGCGGTGGTCGAGCGGGAACTGTGGGTTACCTAGGAATCGAAGGCCAGAAACACGGACTACCCGCATAGAGGCGCTTCTTTTGGCCCTAAGAGGAGTGGCCGCCGCTCAGGATCTCCTAACCTTTCTGACAGAGGTACAACCAGTGCACTTTCTGGCTCCTGGGCAGAATCCGAGTTTTTTCAATTTACTGATGCAAAATGTCGACTGTGCTATTTTCTCCCTCGAAGACAATGGTAATCTTAAACTCCATGAAATTTTGGATGCAATAAAGTGGCACAATACAACCGTCTTCATACAAAACGAGTTTTACACCGATACTGTAACAGAACTCATAGGTAACATCCAGAGTTACCTGGTTAAGGAAAAATTGGAactcaaaaaagttacattggATGCTGATGACTTGCTAATGATAAAGAACATGAAGAGAGATGACTCAACGAGACGTGATCTGCTCATTCTAGACTATTTGATAGACATTACAAGCAACCATGAGTCGGAGAACCTCCCTTCTGAAATATTCCTCCGtaattgtttgttgttttgtcctGGATTCCAAAAGAATTTtccagataagaaaaaaatgcagatgAGTTGCATCCCAGAAATTCTGACAGTTTTTAAAGCCTTGAAAACCATCTCACGGTATTCAGCGATCATTACAGAAATGAGGCAGCTACCAGCACACATCTCCCAAATGCTCAAGGCCGGGGTGGTACAATATCTCCTTGGTCAGCTTCTTCGGTCGGTGTCGGAGAAGGGACAGCTGAGAAAACAGGTGTACGCAGCAGTCGTCTGCAGATTATCGcctgaaggaagtgaggaatatCAGCAGATGCTTTTAACTTACCGAAGACAATTGCATGGAACTGCTTCCAGATTCATTCCCTCGAGGATCAAGAGGCAAGCATCTGACACAG GTTATGGAGTAACGGACACCGAACCTCCCTCCACATTGCCAACTTCTAACAACGAGGACACTTCCACCCTTCAGGTCTCCATCCCTGAGGAGACCAGTGAAGACTCTTACACCCTCTCAACATCCACCCCTGAGGACACCAGTAAAGACTTTTCCACCTTTCCACCTTCAGTTAATGAGGACACCAGTGAAGAGTCTTCCACCGCCCCACCTCCAATTATTGAGGACACCAGTGAAGAGACTTCCACTCTCCCCGCCTCCATCCCTGAGTACACCAGTGAAGATTATTTCACCTTCCCACCTTCAATTATTGAGGACACCAGTGAAGACTCTTCCACCCTCCCAGCCTTCATCTCTGAGGATACCGGTGAAGACTCTTCCACTCTCCCACCTTCAGTTAATGAGGACACCAGTGAAGACTCTTCCACCCTCCCACCTTCAGTTAATAAGGACACCAGTGAAGACTCTTCCACACTCCCAGCCTCCATCACGGAGGATGCTAGTAAAGACTCTTCCACCATTCCAGCCTCCACCAGAGAAGACATCAGTGAGAATTCTTCCACTCTTCCATCCTCCAACATTGAAAACACTAGTGaaaactcttcctccttcccagccTCCACCACTGAAGATTCTTCCACCTTTCCAGCCTCCCCCATTGGAGACATCAGTGGGAATTCTTCCACTCTCACATTCTCCATCAGTGAAGATTATTTCATCCTCGCTGCTTCCACCAGTGAAGGCTCTTCCACCTTCACGTTGTCCAATATTGAAGTTTCGTCCACTTTCGCAGCTTCTACCAATGATGATTATTCCACCCTCCCAGCCTCCATCCTTGAGGACACCAGTGGAGACTCTTCCACTCTCCCGCCCTCCATCCTTGAAGACACCAGTGGAGACTCTTCCACCCTCCCAGCCTCCATCCTTGAGGACACCAGTGGAGACTCTTCCACCCTCCCAGCCTCCATCCTTGAGGACACCAGAGGAGACTCTTCCACCCTCCCAGCCTCCATCATTGAGGACACCAGTGGAGACTCTTCCACCCTCCCAGCCTCCATCCTTGAAGACACCAGTGGAGACTCTTCCACCCTCCCAGCCTCCATCATTGAGGACACCAGTGGAGACTCTTCCACCCTCCCGGCCTCCATCATTGAGGACACCAGTGGAGACTCTTCCACCCTCCCGCCCTCCATCCTTGAAGACACCAGTGGAGACTCTTCCACCCTCCCGGCCTCCATCATTGAGGACACCAGTGGAGACTCTTCCACCCTCCCGGCCTCCATCCTTGAGGACACCAGTGGAGACTCTTCCACCCTCCCGGCCTCCATCCTTGAGGACACCAGTGGAGACTCTTCCACCCTCCCGGCCTCCATCCTTGAGGACACCAGTGGAGACTCTTCCACCCTCCCGGCCTCCATCCTTGAGGACACCATTCCTACACAGTCTTACACTCTCCCAGCATCCATCATTGAGGACACTAGTGAAGTCTCTtccatcctcccatcctccatTCCTGAGGACACTAGTGGAATCTCTTCCACCCTCTTAGCCTCCATCATTGAGGACACCAGTGAAGACTCTTCCACCCTCCCAGCCTCCATCCCTGAGGACACTAGTGGAgcctcttccaccctctcaaCCTCCATCATTGAGGACACCAGTGAAgtctcttccaccctcccaccctccatCCTTGAGGACACTAGTGGAgcctcttccaccttcccacCTTCAATTATTGAAGACTCCCTCTCGCCCTCCATAATTGAGGACGCCAGTGAAAATTCTTCCACCCTTCCACTGTCTCGCAGAGAAGACAACATTGAAGATATTTCCGCCTACACATCATCCACCAGTGaaacctcttcttctttcgccgCCGTCACCACTGAAATCTCTTCCACCAATGTGGACTCGTCCTCTTTTACTGCTTTCACCGATGAAGTCTCTTCCAGCTCTACAACTTTAGCCCCACTATACGTCTCGGAGGCTTCTTCGTCAAGCGAGAGTGCACTTCTCTCTGCTCGCTTTTTAGCTGAATTTTTAGCGGAGATCCGAGAGCTTGAGACGACAGTGAAGGAGGAGACCACCTTGCCTGTAGACTCAGATAAGACCGCTCTTTTAATTCAGATTTTAGGACTTCAAACAACAGATGGGATCACGGCACAGGGAGACCATGTAACAGATGGGATCTTAGGACTTACCACAACAGTAAACGCAGAAGTCACCGCCCTTTTAGCAGAGATTTTAGGACTGCAAATAACGGAAGAGACCACGGAATCTACAGACAGCGTAAACGTGGAGTTAGAAGGAACTATCGATTTAAGTGCCATCTTGGGACTGCAGACAGTGGTTGGGATAACAGACACTGACACTACAGATGCAGACACGACACCAAAAGCAGAAACGCCAGATTCCGCAACGGACGCAACCAAAACCAGTGTCACAACATTGACGGATGCCACAGAGGACTCTTCACCGAACACGCTCaccaaggaagccacagaaacgAGTTTCATAATAAGTCCTGCTGACACAGGCGGCACAGCACCCAATTCAGTAATGATAACGACATTAACTACGGAGGCCGCCACCCTCTACACCCCAACCGTTGTAGCCACGGAGGAGGACATATTAAATCCCTTTACCATCGTGAACAACATCATGGAGGTGCATCTCTCCCAAACTGACGCTGACCCAATGCTTGTACCCTTGACAGTCTCTCTAAACTATGAAAACTGCAGCACCCTTCCTCCAAACCTCCTGCAAGATTCTGATCATCTCCTGTATCTTTATCTACGTATGCAAATGACTGATCACTATCTTTCCATTGTAAACCGATCCCAGCCCAAGCTGAAAGATCCCAAAGAGCCCTCCGAGTATGACGTTGGTGTGGAAGGCGCCATGTTGGATGCCTTTGGATTTTTAATCGATACGGTCAAGAAATTTGTACTTGATCCCATCGGTTTCGTGAGCATATTGGATATAGAGAGACTCCAGAGAGATTTgaacttcttctttttcgtgtcGAGTTTTGCCTCATCCTCACAGTACTACTACTGGTCTGAAAGGTTGCTATATAGAACTCTGTACTTAAGAAGTTTGTTGGAATTAAGCAGAATAATCACCGAAAAACTCCTGAATTGTTTTGAGGCATTTTACCCTGAATTTTCTACTCCTGGCTATGAAACTACATTACATCCTTTTGCTTACTCTGAGGACATGCCTGATATTATGAAGAAGATGAGTGAGGAATTTATAACCAACAGTGCCTTGATAAGGAATTTGACAGTCTTGTTGAACTTCACCCAAGACGTTGCGGTGCTCAATCCTTATTTGAACAAGAGGTGCCCGGCGCCCCACGCCATCGATCCCGAGGCTGTGGCCTTCGCGGtggaggaagcgagagagacaCTAGACATTATTTTGCAGGACGAACTTATGTTCAGTAAAGAAGTCAATACCAGTATTTTAGAAAAGCAGGTCTTGAATCTGAAAAAAGCTACGCAGATGTGCTTGATGGCGAGTCACCTTCccgaggaggtggaggcttcTCTGAGTCTGATCTATGAAGAGAATGGGTCTGTAGTGGCAGAAGACGCTCAGAAACTTTTGTATATTCGTATAAAACACCTACAGCGGATCAACCTTGCCCTGGTAGACTCCATTGTTGCCATTGCTGACCATCGTGCCGTAGATAGTGGAGTTTCTCCGCCTGACCCTACCAGTGTGATCCCTGACCCTCAGACTAAGTGGAATTGGGATGGCTTGTGGTTGGATGGTCGCCTGGCGGGGTACCTTCTCTCCCAGTTGTTTGAGGGGGCTGGTCTGCTTCTCTCCGCACTCCCACATCAAGAGTACACTGTCAACTTCTATCCTGCACCGCTCGGCCATGTCAACTTCATAG CGGCGCACAAAGACAAGGTGCGGCACCTCAGATTCCTTTCCGGGCTGAGTGCCACCACGGTGCAAGGGATGGGAATGGCGCAGATACAGCAGCACGGCTTGGCTCTTACCTCTACCCCAAATATCACCCTCACCTTCTTCGCCGCTGTCACT GTGGATGGGCCGGTGAGGGTGTCTCGTGTGAACCGGGCGCCCGCGGCTTCCTTCGTCACCCTAGGCGGATACCACTCGCTGCAGCATCCCTTCGTCTTCAGG GGTCCCGTCACGGCAGCGGCGAGAGTGACAGTACGGAACGAGATCAACGGCCTCGACCTGGTGCTCTTTAGTAAAAGTGTGGCGTTGACGTCCTCTGCCACGCGCCAGGTCCTGCGGCAGCCCATTACTTTCACGCAGGTGTCCACGCAAAG ggTGGTATTTGAGAAAGGCCGAGTGCAGGCAGTGGACCTTGAGGACCTGGTGCCGCTCGGCCACCCCGCTGTCATCACCG GGAGGAAGACTTTCCAGGAATTGACTGTGCGGGAGAACGGGACTGTGGCCGCCGCCGTTGACTCTCGCTATGTCGGCGGCATCAACGTCACCGATCTGTTCTACAACTCCCTCACCACGAACCCAG GTGGCTTGCAGGTGGTGGCGGGGAGGCTGCACCTGCATCACCTGCTCGTGCTGAAAGACGTCACCACTCAAGGTGTTGTCTGCCTGGATTCGCATGGTGTTCCCGGCATCTTGGACCTCGCTAG CCTCACAGGCCGCGTGGTTCCCCTGAGCGGCTCTGCCAACATCACCGCAGGTCTCGTCATCACCGGCAGCGTGTACGTCACTGGCCTTTTCTTCCGAG ACACGCTGGACGGGGTGTCGGCAGCGCTGTACCGGGACGGGTGGTTGCTTAGGGACACCGACCAGAGCCTGCATGGTAATGTGTCCATCGGCAACATTATCTCCCACAGAGTTACTGTCTCGCAGGGAATTAAGGTGCAGGATGTTGACGTGACTCGCCTGTATCAGAAAACCTTCCTGACGACATGGCCCGTCACCCTTCCCTTGCCCCTCACATTCC GAGGGCATGTAGAGGCAGCGTGGGTGGCAGTCGGGGGACTGGTGCAGGGATGGGACCTCTCCAAGCACGCCCTGCTCCAGCATTCGTCTAGCATAGTATTTACCGCCGCCAAGATCTTCCTGAATGATGTGCATATCGCCGGTAACCTCACTTCCACAAACTCTGGCGAGGACTGCACCTACTTTCCCTTCCTAAACCTGACAATTGAAG gcacggtggtggtgaagaaccTTTTTCCAGCCGCCTCAGTGTTCCTGTCAGGTCACGAGATCACGACGAAGACTGCCACGCAGTATTGGCTGGCGGATACGGACACGCAAGTGTCGATAACGATATTCTTTGAAGCAATTGTTTTGTTAAATCTCAATGCGATCGTGGCG tGGAACAACTTGGAGATGCAGGACTTCAGAAAGAGCTTGTTCGAGAAGCAATGCGACGTGCTGCAGGCGCTGACGGGCTCCTTCTCTTTCAGTTACttggaaattgagggaaatcTCTACACACCAGTCATCAAC AGTTCGTCCCTGAACAACGAGCTGAGCAGCAATCTGCGGCAAGTGTTGCTGGCGGACGGCGCGCAGGTGTTCACCAGTCACCCCAGCATCAACACCCTTCATGCTCAAG GGAGCGGTAGTGTGGTCACCTCCCAAGGCGTGAATGGTGTGTTGATGTCCCATATGTGTCGCCACGCGGAGCCCTGCATCGTGGACGCCCCTAAAACTTTGGGACAAGACTTTGAAATTATGGGGGACTTAAATCTACAAAAAAATAG TCTTGTTCAGGGCGTGGATGTGTCGCTCTCTCTGCATGCTTGGGTGTCGAGAAATTCTTGCGGCTACATCCCCGGCCTCACCACCTTCACCGGCCCCGTCATCGTGGATAACACTGACTACAATATCAG AGTGCGTGGTCTGATAGACGGGGTCAAGATCACCACCAGCCACGTCATGACCCTTGTCGGACCCCAGACAATGAGCGGCAACCTCGTCCTCCACCAGACCCAAG GAGCTAGTGTGGTGAGCCCCGTGGTAACTGCCCTGGACGGCCTCTTCAATGGCCACAACCTGACGGACGCGTGGCGAAGGGCG TTTCTCCTTGGGGAATCTGCAGTGGTGCGGGCGCCCGTCATCTTCAAGGACGTGGTGATGTTCCGGGAAGCTGTCAGGCTCAACCCCTCAGATTCCACACCAGTCCCGATCTTCAGCGACTTCAGAtcattttttttcgatttttctctcctccacaatCTCAGCGTGTGGAGTCAGCGGGCCCTGCAAG GCCGAGTGCAGCAGTACTGGGGATGGCGCGTTGTGCAGGAATTCGACAGCAACAACGAAAGGCTGATTCCCCTCAGTCTGGAGGGGATATCGGGCCCTGTCAGCACGACGCTCCTCCCGCAGCACCATCACCTGGCCCTTGTCTCCAGTCAGAGCAATGTCCCCGTCCTGCAGCGGGAGCCAGACACCGACCGTTACAAAGGCTCCG ATGTGACCCTAGCAAGCAGGTGCACTACAGGACTAGTGAGCTACATCTCGGAAGGCAGAACCTTTATAGTGACGACCCACGCCTGTCTCGAGGACATCACCGCACCTGTCTACTACGCCGCCTCAGGCCACGCCACCATATCTGAG GCTGTGTCGACTGACGATGACTTGCATGTGTGGGAGGTGACACCGCAGGGAGCCGTGTTGAGGGCCGCCTTTAATGTGCCTGGCGCCTTGGACATCCAG GTGGTGTGGCTGGGGCAAGCCTCGAGTAcgtgtctggtggtggtggaggcgcggGGCacggatgtggtggtggtgtgcgagCGCCAGGCGGGCATGTTTGTGGAGCACCAGCGACTGAACTTCACGCGACCCAGCAAG GTGTCTGTGGTGCAGCACACGCCTCCCGTTGGCAGAAGACGCCTGGCCCTCGCCGTGGCGGACCCGGGCAGGACGGCTCTCAAGGGTGGCGGCATCTACCTCTTCCATTATGACACGAAGCTCGGCAAGTTTCTTCTGATACAG GAAGAACTGCTAGAAGATGTGGTGTGGGTAGAGTTAGTGTCCCGCGGCCCCGACCTCTTGCTTGCGGCGGTGACGGAGGACAGgctgggagtgagggagggacacGTGTGTCTCTACAA GGTTGACTGGTACAACCCGGACGGCCTCACGCCCCTGGGCCACCGCGGCCCTCTCGTTAAGAGTGAAATCCCCTCGCCGAGATTGTCCGGCTTGCCGCACACCCCGCAGCTGTTCGCGGTGCAGGAACTGGAACTGGAGGATCCCAGCGAGGCCAGGTTCCTCATCACTCCCTCTGGGGGCCTTCATCTTTACGTTGTCGGCCACAGCGGTCTCATCACCTGGTTCTCCCAAGAAGGCATTCACAG GTTCAGGAAGGAGGGCGAGGTGCGAGTAGCGAACGGAATGACGCTGGACGTGTGGGCCATGGATGGCAAGGAGTGGGCGCCAAGGATATCCGTTGCAGGTGGAAGATGCCCGCGCGGCAGCCATCAGGCCCCCAATCAGCCCACGTTTGTCCTGGAGATGATCTTCCGGGGCAGCCACAGCATACCAGCTCCGTGA